The genome window CTGGGTCATGACGTCCGCAGCGCTCTGGGTTTTCGGGAAGGCGATCACTTCACGGATCGACTGGGCGCCGGTCATCAGCATCACCAGACGGTCCAGGCCGAACGCCAGGCCACCGTGCGGCGGCGCGCCGTATTTCAGGGCGTCGAGCAGGAAGCCGAACTTCTCTTCCTGTTCCGCTTCGTTGATGCCCAACAGGCGGAACACCGCTTGCTGCATCTCTTTGCGGTGGATACGGATCGAACCGCCACCCAGTTCGGTGCCGTTGAGCACCATGTCGTAGGCACGGGACAGCGCGCCAGCCGGGTTGGCTTCCAGTTCGGCCGGCGAGCACTTCGGCGCGGTGAACGGGTGGTGCAAGGCGCTGAAGCTGCCGTCGTCGTTCTCTTCGAACATCGGGAAGTCAACGACCCACATCGGAGCCCACTCGCAGGTCAGCAGGTTCAGGTCGTGACCCAGCTTGATGCGCAGCGCACCCAGGGCTTCACTGACGATCTTGGCCTTGTCGGCGCCGAAGAACACGATGTCGCCGTCGACTGCACCGACGCGATCGAGGATCGCGTTCAGGTTGTCCAGAGGAATGTTCTTGACGATCGGCGATTGCAGGCCGTCAACGCCATTGGCGCGCTCGTTGACCTTGATGTACGCCAGGCCCTTGGCACCGTAGATGCCGACGAACTTGGTGTAGTCGTCGATCTGCTTGCGCGGCATGCTCGCGCCGCCAGGCACGCGCAGTGCTGCAATGCGGCATTTCGGATCGTTGGCCGGACCGCTGAACACCTTGAAGTCGACTTCTTTCAACTGGTCGGCAACGTCTACCAGTTCCAGCGGGTTACGCAGGTCTGGCTTGTCGGAACCGTAGCGGCGCATGGCTTCTTCGAAGGTCATGTGCGGGAAGTCGCCGAACTCCAGGTCCAGCACTTCCTTGAACAGGTTGCGGATCATTTGTTCAGTCAGGCCCATGATCTCTTTTTCATCGAGGAAGCTGGTCTCGATGTCGATCTGGGTGAATTCAGGCTGGCGGTCAGCGCGCAGGTCTTCGTCGCGGAAGCACTTGGCGATCTGGTAGTAGCGGTCGAAGCCGGCGACCATCAGCAGTTGCTTGAACAACTGAGGCGATTGCGGCAGGGCGAAGAATGAACCGGCGTGGGTACGGCTAGGCACCAGGTAGTCGCGCGCGCCTTCCGGGGTGGCCCGGGTCAGGATCGGCGTTTCTACGTCCAGGAAACCGTTTTCGTCGAGGAAACGACGGATGCTGGTGGTCATGCGCGAACGCAGGCGCAGCTTCTCGGCCATTTCCGGACGACGCAGGTCCAGGAAGCGATAGCGCAGGCGGGTTTCTTCGCCCACGTCAGAGTATTCGTTGAGTGGGAACGGCGGGGTTTCCGACTCGTTCAGCACTTCCAGCTCATAGCCCAGCACTTCGATCCCGCCGGACGCCATGTTCTTGTTCACGGCACCCGCCGGACGCAGGCGAACCTTGCCGGTGATCTTCACAACGTATTCGCTGCGCACGCGGTCGGCGGCGGCGAAGCTTTCGGCGCGATCCGGGTCGAACACCACCTGGGCCAGACCATCACGATCACGGATATCGAGGAAGATCACCCCGCCGTGGTCGCGGCGACGGTGAACCCATCCGCAAAGGGTGATTTCCTGACCTTCCAGGGTCTCGTTCAGTTGGCCGCAATAGTGGCTGCGCATCATGGTAGTGGTTTCACTTCTCGTAATTCGAAATTCGGTGGAGGCCTGCCTCGTCACCGTACATTAAAGCAGGGGACGGATAATGCAGGAGCCTGCGCGTAGAGTTCAACTCAGTCTGCTTTGTCGCCGCCGGCGAGGTTCTTCTTCGAGCCGGTCTTGAAGTCGGTCTCGTACCAGCCGTTGCCGCTCAAGCGGAAGCCCGGCATGGACAACATCTTCTTGAGCTCTGGCGCCTGGCAGGCTGGGCAATCGACCAGCGGTGCTGCGCTAATCTTCTGAATGGCTTCCAACTGATGACCGCAGGAAGCACATTGGTAGTCGTACATGGGCATGGCGATGTCTCGGCGATCAGAACGTTACTGCGCCACGCCTGCCCTACGGGTCCGCAGCATGCGTAGCAAAGCGCGGGATTATATCCGGTAAATCGAGGCAGCGCAGCCGGCATTCTGCCCGGGGCCCTGCCCGCCATGATAGAGGGCCGGCCCCGAAGCCCGGTGGCTATACCGGTGAACAGGCGGGTTCAGCACGCCCCTTCAGGACGTGCACCACACAAACCACCCTGACCAACCCACTGAAGTTCTTCACCCCGCCATAACGCAAGTGCACTTCCCGATCAACATAAGACAGCAACGCACTGACTGAGCAGGCATTGATCCTGGCGATTTCCGTGAGGATATTCCAATAGATCTGCTCCAGCCGCAGGCACGTGGAAAACCCATTGAGCCTTACCGATCGGGACAGCGGCTTGGCCAGTCCCATATCGAACCCTTTTGCAAACGGGTCGATCTTTATCTTATGAAAACCACCGGTTTCCATCACTCCATTACCCACTCCGCGTGACATACACCTGACACTCCATTGCCAAACAACCGCCCATGGGTACTCCCATTGGGCAATGGCCCTATAAAACAGCAGGGAGCGGCGGGCAGCCAGAAGACGCGGAGTTGATCGGCGTAGGACAACGCCAGGAAATGCGCGGAAACAAGCGAGCGGCGCCAGGGCGACGCCACTCAAGGCCAGCGTTTACTGATTCTCAAGCAGGGAACGCAGCATCCACGCAGTTTTCTCATGCACCTGCATACGCTGGGTCAGCAGGTCAGCCGTCGGCTCATCGCTGACCTTGTCGAGCAGCGGGAAGATACCGCGCGCGGTGCGGGTGACCGCTTCCTGGCCAGCCACCAGTTGCTTGATCATCTCTTCGGCGCTGGGCACGCCCTCTTCTTCCTTGATGGAAGAAAGACGCGCATAGATGGAGTAGGCACCCGGCGCCGGAAAACCCAGGGCACGGATACGCTCGGCAATGGAATCCACTGCCAGCGCCAGTTCGTTGTACTGCTCTTCAAACATCAAGTGCAGCGTACGGAACATGGGGCCCGTGACGTTCCAATGGAAGTTGTGGGTCTTCAGATACAGAACATAGGTATCGGAAAGCAGTCGCGAAAGCCCGTCGACGATAGATTTACGATCTTCTTCACTGATACCGATATCGATTGCCATGTTTATCCCCTTCAATTGACAAGCATTCATTGATCAGGTGCAGGACCACTCTAGCAAGAGTGCTGGTGATGCGCAGCCCGGCGCGGCAATTGGCCCCGGCGCGGCCCAAGCCTTTGAGGCAAGTAGGAAACTTCCCTACTGACCGTTTGAAAAAGCCTGCACGTGTCTAGGACAAGCGTTTGCCGCAGAAATGCCGTCGCCCTTGCAATACCCCGAAATGCTTGATTTGAGTAGGCACAGCCTTTGCTGTTAAATAGATGGCGTGTCGCCGCCGTTACTTTCTGCGGCAGCGGCATAGGCTGATACCCCGCGCACGTGCCCAACGCCTCCCATTGTTCAGAAGCGAACCGTGCCAGTCAGCTCTTCCTTGTGATCCGTCTTAACGTGAGTTGATCAAAATGTTGAAAATCGTCCACCTGCTAACGGGCGTTGCAGCTTTGCTGCTGTCCTTTATCCCGAGCCTGCAGCCTGAAAGCCTGCCGTATCTGGAACAACACGACGCTCTATACCTGGCCATGTTCGGCCTTCTTAACCTGACGCTGGCACCGGTGATCCCTTACTGGAACAAAGGCCCACGTCATCAACTGCAAAACCTGGTCAGCGCACTGCTGGTACTGACCGTTGTCGTACAAACCCTCACCCTCCTGGCACCCATGCCTGAAGTCGGCGGCCACCCGGCCATCCTGCTCAGCCTGGTGATCGCTGTGGTCGCCATCGTTCTTCACCTGGCCATCAGCTTCTACCGTTCGTCCCCTGCGGCCTCGTCGCAAACCTACGACATGACCAATCGGGATACCGGTACCGTCAAGTGGTTCAACACATCCAAAGGCTTCGGCTTTATTTCCCGTGATTCGGGCGACGATATCTTCGTCCACTTCCGGGCCATTCGCGGCGAAGGCCATCGCGTCCTGGTGGAAGGCCAGCGTGTGGAATTCTCCGTGATGAATCGCGACAAAGGCCTGCAGGCCGAAGACGTGATCGCTGCGCTGCCGCGTCGCTGATCCCAGCCTTCGCAGCAAAAAAAACCGCGATCCAGCCAGGCTGGGTCGCGGTTTTTTTATGCGCAGCTATTAATAGTGAGGCGGCGGCGCTTCTTCTTCGGAGGTTTCGAATTGGCCGCCCATTTCTTCCTGGCGTTTGAGCAGCGCAGTCATCTGCAGTTGCAGGCGTTCTACCGCACGCTGCTGGGTGACGAGGATGTCATTGAGGGTCTCAATGGTGTCGTCCTGGAAGGCCAGGCGGCTTTCCAGGTCGGTGACGCGGTCTTGCAGGTCCATGATTCAGCCCTGGTTAAATATGAAGTCGGCGGGCAACAGCTCGCGCAGACGGGCGCGGATGGCAGCGACTTGCTCATCGGTGTAAGGCTGCGCCGGATGTTTGCCCCATACCGGCGCCGGCCAGGCAGCATCGTCGCGCTTGCGCACGATCACATGCACGTGCAACTGGCTGACCACATTGCCCAGGGCGCCGATGTTCATCTTGTCGGCGGCCAAGCCTTCATTCAGCAACTGGGCCAAGGCCGTCGTCTCTTGCCACAAACGCTGCTGGTCGGCGACATCCAGTTGAAACACTTCGCTGATAGCGTTGATGCGTGGCACCAGGATGAACCACGGGTAGTTCGAGTCATTGGACAGCAGCAGGCGGCATAGCGGGAAGTCCCCGATGACCAGTGTGTCTTGTTGCAGGCGTTGATCTAGGGCGAACACCGCGGGCACTCCGTTCGGCAAGTCAGTTCAGGCGCCCAGCATACCTTCGAATGCGCCCGGCTTCACGGCGAATGCAGGAAAGCGCCGGCGCCAATGATGAAAAAACATGCACCCTTTCGAGGCGGGCGAATATTTGAGCTACGCTAAACCGGGCCTCACCGGGACGCACCAAAATGACCCACTTGTGCTTCAAAGGGATCCGCCGATTACCCACTCATGAGGGTGAACCGGTAACGTTTTTCCCTCGCACAAGTTTTATGCACCACCGAACAGGGGTAACACCACCGCGTCAAGCCCAAACCAAACGGCGTAAAAAGCCCGTGCTTATGCGGTTTTTACACGTCCGTAAGGGTTTTCACGAAAAAATGACATTCGGTTACCGCTTTGTGCACGCTTGTTGCATTGACACCTGCATCGTCGGCAACGACACCTGAATGGAAGCAGGTGTTTCGCGAAAAAAAACAGCAGCGTTTCAATGCGTATCAAGGAAGTGTTCAAACTTTGAAAAGGGTTTGGAAACAGTATTGAAGTTGTCAGTCCGGTTACAACAGGACTGTGAATTTGCGACATGGAGCTAGCAATTTACGACAGCCTCGTAAAGAAGCTGAAAGGATAGATGGGTAAGTATCGTCAATAGGGTCTGCGTGATATAACTTTGCGCCGACACATAAAAGAAAGAGCCGCCCAGATAAAAATACAGGTGGGACGGCAGTACTCTTCCTAAAACCAAAGGAGCAAATCACGATGCGCGTGATGAAGTGGAGCATGATCGCCCTGGCTGTTTCAGCAGGCACTACGCAGTTCGCAATGGCCTCTTCCCAGGACGACGCCAAAGGCTTTGTTGAAGACAGTACTTTCAGCATCAATACTCGCGCTCTGTATTTCAGCCGTGACTTCCGCAACGAACCACTGGCTGGCTACGATAAAGTCAACGGCAAGAACAAAAGCCGCGCCGAAGAAACTGGCCTGGGCTTCAACGCCCTGTACCAATCGGGCTTCACCCAAGGCACCATCGGTGTCGGTGTTGACGTGATCGGCCTGTTGGGCGTCAAGCTCGACAGCGGCAA of Pseudomonas azotoformans contains these proteins:
- a CDS encoding Dps family protein; the protein is MAIDIGISEEDRKSIVDGLSRLLSDTYVLYLKTHNFHWNVTGPMFRTLHLMFEEQYNELALAVDSIAERIRALGFPAPGAYSIYARLSSIKEEEGVPSAEEMIKQLVAGQEAVTRTARGIFPLLDKVSDEPTADLLTQRMQVHEKTAWMLRSLLENQ
- the aspS gene encoding aspartate--tRNA ligase — encoded protein: MMRSHYCGQLNETLEGQEITLCGWVHRRRDHGGVIFLDIRDRDGLAQVVFDPDRAESFAAADRVRSEYVVKITGKVRLRPAGAVNKNMASGGIEVLGYELEVLNESETPPFPLNEYSDVGEETRLRYRFLDLRRPEMAEKLRLRSRMTTSIRRFLDENGFLDVETPILTRATPEGARDYLVPSRTHAGSFFALPQSPQLFKQLLMVAGFDRYYQIAKCFRDEDLRADRQPEFTQIDIETSFLDEKEIMGLTEQMIRNLFKEVLDLEFGDFPHMTFEEAMRRYGSDKPDLRNPLELVDVADQLKEVDFKVFSGPANDPKCRIAALRVPGGASMPRKQIDDYTKFVGIYGAKGLAYIKVNERANGVDGLQSPIVKNIPLDNLNAILDRVGAVDGDIVFFGADKAKIVSEALGALRIKLGHDLNLLTCEWAPMWVVDFPMFEENDDGSFSALHHPFTAPKCSPAELEANPAGALSRAYDMVLNGTELGGGSIRIHRKEMQQAVFRLLGINEAEQEEKFGFLLDALKYGAPPHGGLAFGLDRLVMLMTGAQSIREVIAFPKTQSAADVMTQAPGVVDAKALRELHIRLRETPKAE
- a CDS encoding HIT domain-containing protein produces the protein MFALDQRLQQDTLVIGDFPLCRLLLSNDSNYPWFILVPRINAISEVFQLDVADQQRLWQETTALAQLLNEGLAADKMNIGALGNVVSQLHVHVIVRKRDDAAWPAPVWGKHPAQPYTDEQVAAIRARLRELLPADFIFNQG
- a CDS encoding cold-shock protein, with the translated sequence MLKIVHLLTGVAALLLSFIPSLQPESLPYLEQHDALYLAMFGLLNLTLAPVIPYWNKGPRHQLQNLVSALLVLTVVVQTLTLLAPMPEVGGHPAILLSLVIAVVAIVLHLAISFYRSSPAASSQTYDMTNRDTGTVKWFNTSKGFGFISRDSGDDIFVHFRAIRGEGHRVLVEGQRVEFSVMNRDKGLQAEDVIAALPRR
- a CDS encoding ribbon-helix-helix domain-containing protein codes for the protein MSRGVGNGVMETGGFHKIKIDPFAKGFDMGLAKPLSRSVRLNGFSTCLRLEQIYWNILTEIARINACSVSALLSYVDREVHLRYGGVKNFSGLVRVVCVVHVLKGRAEPACSPV
- a CDS encoding FmdB family zinc ribbon protein, with translation MPMYDYQCASCGHQLEAIQKISAAPLVDCPACQAPELKKMLSMPGFRLSGNGWYETDFKTGSKKNLAGGDKAD
- a CDS encoding SlyX family protein, which produces MDLQDRVTDLESRLAFQDDTIETLNDILVTQQRAVERLQLQMTALLKRQEEMGGQFETSEEEAPPPHY